The following are from one region of the Novosphingobium humi genome:
- a CDS encoding UPF0262 family protein, which translates to MLSNLPSVAPSARISSIDLDETTILRRNDDIEQERRVAVFDLIEDNVFKPLRIWDAGYHGPYAVRLAVHDGRLSMEISDGREGHEGELLETIMLGLGRFRRSIREYFAICESYYQAIRKASAKEIETIDMARRGVHNHAAELLLERLEGKVETDFPTARRLFTLICVLHIKA; encoded by the coding sequence ATGCTGTCCAACCTGCCTTCCGTTGCGCCCTCTGCGCGCATTTCCAGCATCGATCTGGATGAAACGACGATTCTGCGTCGCAATGACGATATCGAGCAGGAACGGCGCGTGGCGGTGTTCGATCTGATTGAGGACAATGTTTTCAAACCCTTGCGTATCTGGGATGCGGGCTATCACGGACCTTATGCGGTGCGTCTGGCCGTGCATGACGGGCGCCTCTCGATGGAGATCAGCGACGGGCGCGAAGGCCATGAGGGCGAATTGCTCGAAACGATCATGCTGGGGCTGGGCCGGTTCCGCCGCTCGATTCGCGAATATTTCGCCATTTGCGAGAGCTATTATCAGGCCATCCGCAAAGCTTCGGCCAAGGAAATCGAGACGATCGACATGGCCCGGCGCGGGGTCCACAACCATGCCGCCGAACTTCTGCTCGAAAGGCTGGAGGGCAAGGTGGAAACCGACTTCCCCACGGCGCGCCGGTTGTTTACGCTGATTTGCGTACTGCATATCAAGGCCTGA